CAACGCAAACCATTGTGTAAATTATGCAGGCGCGAAGGGACGAAATTATTCCTTAAAGGCTCGCGGTGCAATACCGATAAGTGTGCCGTAGCGCGGAGGGCATATGCTCCGGGCCAACACGGCCAGAAGAGGTCCAAGCTGTCAGATTATGGCATACAGTTAAGAGAAAAGCAGAAGGCTAAAAAGATTTACGGCGTACTAGAAAGACAGTTTAGGCACTACTTCTTTATAGCGGAGCGTTCCAAAGGCGTTACAGGTGAAGTCCTTCTTCAGCTTCTGGAGCGCCGGTTAGACAACGTTATTTATAGATTACCTTTCGCGCCAAGCCGACAGGGTGCACGGCAACTTGTTAGGCACGGGAAGATCTGTGTAAATGACAAAAAGGTTAACATTCCTTCATATCTGGTAACCGAGGGGGATGTTATTACGGTAAAATCCGACGAGAAACTCAAAAAGAAAATACAGGATACCGTCGAACTCACAAAGGATACGCGTGCAGTGCCAGCATGGCTCGCAGCCGATTATGCCAGTTTAAAAGGCGAAGTAAAAAGGCTTCCTATTAAAGCGGATATCGGTTATGCCATACAAGAGCAATTAATCGTAGAGCTTTACTCGAAATAACGGAGGAACATATATGGGTATTAGCTGGAAAAATTTTGAAATGCCGAAACGCATCGAGTGCGACGAGTCAACATACAATGATACGTACGGGAAATTTATTGCAGAGCCGTTTGAGCGCGGATACGGAATGACGGTCGGAAACTCGCTGCGCAGAGTGCTTCTTTCGGGCATAGAGGGCGCCGCTATAACGTCATTAAAAATAGAAGGCGTACTGCACGAATTCGGCACTATACCGGGCGTCATGGAAGACGTCTCCGAAATAGTTCTGAATGTGAAAAGGATAATCCTGCGCTCCCGCACCAAAAATCCGAAAACCCTTTTCGTAAACGTAGACAAAAAGGGCGAGGTTAAGGCAGGAGATATTACAGTGGACGAGACCATAGAAGTCTTGAACCCGGATCTCCATATAGCGACGCTTGCCAAGAAGATAAAATTCAACATGGAATTGGAGGTCGGCAGGGGCCGCGGCTATGTACCGTCGGAAAAAAACAAAAAAGAAGGGCAGCCGATAGGGGTATTGGCCGTTGATTCTATATTTACGCCTGTTGTAAAGATAAACTTTAAGGTTGAGAATACAAGAATAGGTCAGATCACCGATTACGACCGGCTTATTTTGGAGATTTGGACAAATGGCAGCATATCTCCCAAAGACGCGCTTTTATACGCTTCGCATATTCTGCAGAACCACCTGGATCCGTTTGTCAATTATGGCAAACTTCCGGAGGAAGAAGAGTCAGAAGGCGAATCTCCCGAAGAGAAAGAATTGATAGAGAAGCTGAAGATCCCCGTTACGGAACTTGAGCTTTCCGTCAGGAGTTCAAATTGCCTTAAGGAAGCCAAGATAAAGACCATTGGCGATTTGGTAAGAAAAACTGAGATGGAAATGCTGAAATACCGCAACTTCG
This genomic stretch from Candidatus Omnitrophota bacterium harbors:
- the rpsD gene encoding 30S ribosomal protein S4 codes for the protein MARQRKPLCKLCRREGTKLFLKGSRCNTDKCAVARRAYAPGQHGQKRSKLSDYGIQLREKQKAKKIYGVLERQFRHYFFIAERSKGVTGEVLLQLLERRLDNVIYRLPFAPSRQGARQLVRHGKICVNDKKVNIPSYLVTEGDVITVKSDEKLKKKIQDTVELTKDTRAVPAWLAADYASLKGEVKRLPIKADIGYAIQEQLIVELYSK
- a CDS encoding DNA-directed RNA polymerase subunit alpha, which gives rise to MGISWKNFEMPKRIECDESTYNDTYGKFIAEPFERGYGMTVGNSLRRVLLSGIEGAAITSLKIEGVLHEFGTIPGVMEDVSEIVLNVKRIILRSRTKNPKTLFVNVDKKGEVKAGDITVDETIEVLNPDLHIATLAKKIKFNMELEVGRGRGYVPSEKNKKEGQPIGVLAVDSIFTPVVKINFKVENTRIGQITDYDRLILEIWTNGSISPKDALLYASHILQNHLDPFVNYGKLPEEEESEGESPEEKELIEKLKIPVTELELSVRSSNCLKEAKIKTIGDLVRKTEMEMLKYRNFGKKSLSEINKILQDMGLLLGMKAPKKKVDEE